The Pseudomonadota bacterium DNA segment GGTTGTGTATGCTGGTGCCGAGCGCGTATTGGAGCAGCTATTAAACATGTTTCCAGATGCTGATCTCTTTGCCGTGGTCGACTTTCTTCCCGATGGGCTCAGGCATTTTATTCAGCGCAAACCCGTTAGAACGACTTTCATCCAAGCTTTACCGTTAGCAAGAAAGAAATATCGTAACTACCTTCCGTTCATGCCCTTAGCAATCGAACAGTTGGACCTTTCAAAATATGACCTCATTCTATCGAGTTCCCATGCAGTATCGAAAGGGGTGCTCACCGGGCCGGATCAGCTCCACATATCATATGTCCATTCTCCGATTCGGTATGCATGGGACTTGCAGCACCAATACCTCAAGGAGTCGGGACTTGAACGAGGAGGGAGAAGTTGGGTCGCGAGATGGTTGTTACACAAGATACGGCTTTGGGATATTCGCACAGCCAATGGTGTAGACGCGTTCGTCGCTAATTCGCGGTTTGTCGCCCGGCGCATTCGCAAGACCTATCGGCGCGAGGCGACGGTGGTGTATCCTCCCGTTGACGTTGCAAGGTTTACCCTGCAGGAACAGAAAGATGATTTTTACCTCACCGCGTCTCGAATGGTGCCGTACAAGAAAGTCGATTTGATTGTCGAGGCCTTTTCTAAGATGCCGGAGAATAAATTGGTGGTGATCGGTGATGGGCCTGATTTTGATAAGGTAAAACTTACGGCTGGAGGTAACGTCACCCTACTGGGTTACCAAACTTCCGAGGTGCTCATAGACTATATGCAGCGGGCCAAAGCCTTTGTATTCGCCGCGGAGGAGGATTTCGGTATTGCGCCTGTCGAAGCCCAGGCCTGCGGTACGCCCGTGATCGCTTTTGGCAAAGGCGGGGCGCTTGAGACGGTACGGGGCCTCGATCACAAGAGCCCGACGGGGTTGTTTTTTCTTGAACAGAGCGTCCCTGCCTTAATCGAAGCGGTAGAGCGTTTTGAGACCCAGAATTTTATTCCCTCTGTATGCCGTGAGAATGCCCTGCGTTTCGCTCCGGAGCGATTCCGAGAAGAACTAAAGGCAGTAATTGACAAAGAGATACGGTTATTTAAAGGTAGCTTAGCCTAGTTTAAGGTATAAAACACGGTCATCGACGCGCTTCACTCGGAGCGTTTGCGCAACCAGGCGCTGAGCCAAGTCTATGCCACGCTGCTCGACGAAGGGCACCTACCTGTGCTCAGTCCGGACCCTCGATCCTGAATCACGTGCGCGAGGGGCGCGACCAATTGTGCTACCCGAGCTATACCGAACCCGAGACCCAGGCTACCTCTCCGATCTCGGCGTTACCAAGACTCACAGTCTGGGAAGCACTACTCGTTGCGGAAATCAATTGCGTTTCCTATCATAAATGCTGCGGATAAATTCTTACAACGTGTATCACACCAAGAAATCATGATATGCGACATGTTGGCCGGCCTTTGGTGGATCGCTTTCAGCTATATGTACATTTCCATCGGAGAGCATCAAATTCACAAGCGCCTCATGCACAGCAAACCGTTGCCCGCGCGGGTCTATAGAGCCTTCCCTTATATCCTCGATGCGTTCGAAGCCCATGCGATACGTCATCATGCAAGATGGTACAAGGAGTTCGACTACGAGCCCGACGAGATCGGACGCCAGGAAAACCTGCCTATACCCCTCAAGGAAACGGTGTTGATGCTGGTCGCCGCTTTTCCTCTCTGGGCCCCGATATTCTGGGTATCGATTTACGGCGGCGGCATTTTTCTAGCCACGGCACTGGCACACAATCGTTTGTGGAGCATGTTTCATCGCCAGATGCACATTCCGCGGAACGTCTTTTACAAGGATTGGGCGTTTTTCAGGTTCTTGGCTATAAATCATTTCCTGCATCATCAAGATACCCGTCGAAACCACAATGTCGTCTTTCCCTTTGCCGATTTTCTATTTCGCACCAGGGCCAAGCCGACGGGCGCGGACCTACGCGAGTTATTGCGGCTCGGCTATATACCTCCCAGATCAGGAGCTATACGAGCACGTGTCGAACAATGGCGGAAAGCCATTGATCTGCGGCGCGCACAAACCGCCTAAGACGCCGTTGCGAAAGTAGAGGTGCCTTGGGGGGCGCACTTGGATTTAGGGGGCGACGCATGGCGCAGCAGCCAAGATCTCGATGCCCACCGCGCGCAGAAGCTCCGCGGTTTCATAAAGGGGCAGCCCCATCACCGCGGAATAGCTGCCTTCGATACGTTCGATGAAGGCCGCCGCCAGTCCCTGAATCGCATAGGCTCCGGCCTTGCCGAAGGGCTCGCCGGTGGCGACATAAGCCTCGCGCTCCCAGGCCGCAATGGCGCGCAGGTACACACGGGTCACGTTGACCCGGGAGCGGTGGCTCGCCGGGCGGTTCCACGAGCGCCACCGCGGTATAGATATCGTGGTGACGGCCCGATAACGCGGCCAGCATGTTCACCGCGTCGCTGGGGTCGCCGGGCTTACCGAGGATAGCGTCTTCGAGGACCACGGCCGTATCGGCGCCGAGCACCGGGAGCGGATCACGTTGGGCTATGGATCGCCAGCCGGCATGGGCTTTTTCGAGCGCCAGGCGCTCGACGTAGCATGCGGGTGTTTCGAAGCCATTCCAAGTCTCGTCGATGGCCGTGGAAATCGTGACGAATGCAACGCCAAGCTGCCCGAGGAGCACTTGGCGGCGGGGCGATTCGGAGTTCAGATAGAGCGCGGCGCGCACGCTGCCCGATGGTAGGGATGATGTTGCAATAGGCTCCACGCCCGGTAGATTTGCTCGGCGACGATGACGCGCACCAGGGCGTGCGGCAAGGTTAACGCCGACAGCGACCACACGTGGTTGGCCTGTTGCAAGCAACGTCGCGCCAGACCGTCGGCGCCGCCGATCAAGAGGGCGACGTCGTTCGAGGCTTGGGTCCAGGAACTGAGGTGCCGCGCGAGCTCGGGCGTGGTCCAGGCTTCGCCGTGTTCGTCGAGAGCAACGATTCCGGCGCCACCCGGGACTGCCTTCAGCAAGCGCGAGGCCTCCTCCTCGCGCACGTGATGCGGATCCGCGCTAGCGTGACGGCGCGTTGCTCTTATCTCGACCAGCCCGAGCCGGCAACTCGGCGGGAGTCGCTTCGCATATTCCTCGAACGCGGCTTTCACCCACGCCGGTACGCGATGCGTGACGCAGAGGAGGTGGATGCGCATGGAGAAGCCGCAGCGGTCTACGGCGTGGGTCATCAGGAAACCGCGGGGTGGGTGCCCGAGAGGGGCTTGCGGCTCTCTTCGACCGGGCTCCAGAGTTTTTCCAACTGATAGAAGTCCCGGGTCGCGGGTTGCATCGCGTGTACGACCACATCGCCGAGATCGACCAAGACCCATTCGGCTTGGCCCTCGCCCTCGATTCCGAGGGGTTTGATTCCCGCGGCGCGCGCCGCGTCCACGACCTTGCCGGCCATGGCTTTGACCTGGCGGTTTGAGCGGCCGCTGGCGATCACCATGAAATCGGTGATGCCGGTCATCTCGTGTACGTCGAGAACCTCGATATCAAAGGCTTTGATGTCTGCTAATGCCGTGGTTACGAGATCGGCGAGTTGTTGGGGATTCATAGAATATTAGCGGTTCTGTAAAGACCGTAGCGGTGGATCAATTGCAGCACCGGTTCCGGTAGCAAAAAATGCACGTTACCTCCGGCGGCGATGCGTTTACGAATGCCGGAGGCGGAGATCTCGATCACCGGGATCGCGGCGAAGTAGACGCGGCCGGCGCGAGCTCGATGCAGGTCCTTGGGATCGCCGGTTCGGTGCCGCTCCAAGAATTCGGATAATACGGCAGGGGTCGAGGGGGCGGCGTCGAGGCGATGAGCGACCGCGATATGGGCGAGCTCGATGATCTGCTCCCAGTGGCGCCAGGTGGCCAGACTCAGGAATGCGTCCATCCCGAGAATCAGGCACAGCGGAACCTCGGCGTGCTCGCGGCGGAGCTCGGCGAGTGTGTCCACGGTATATGAAATCCCCTGGCGCTGGATCTCCCGGTCATCGGCGAGCAGTGTCCCTTGACCCTCGATCGCGGCCAGGATCATCCGCAGGCGCAGCTCGGGACGGGCGATCGGCGGCTCTCTGTGCGGCGGGGCATGCAAGGGTAGCAGGCGTACGGCCGCCAGCTCGAGCGCGGTGGCCATTTCCAGCGCCAAGCGCAGGTGGCCATGATGGATGGGATCGAAGGTGCCTCCGAGGATGCCTACGGCCGTCATCCGCGGTTACTTGCGAACGTGGCCGTCTCCGATCACGATAAACTTCTGCGACGTGAGTCCTTCGAGGCCCACCGGCCCGCGGGCGTGGAGTTTATCGGTGCTGATCCCGACTTCGGCGCCGAGCCCGTATTCGTAGCCATCGGCGAAACGGGTCGAGGCGTTCACCATCACGGAGCTGGAATCGACCTCGCTAAGAAACCGGCGGGCGCGGGTGAGATCTTCGGTCACGATGGCGTCGGTATGCTGGGAGCCGTAGCGGCGAATGTGGTCGATCGCCTGGTCGAGATCGCGCACCACGCGCACGGCGAGGATCGGTCCCAGGTACTCCGCATACCAATCATCCTCGGCGGCCGGGACCGCATAAGGCAACAGGCGACAGGTGATTCGGCAACCCCGCAGCTCCACGCCTTTCTCCCGATACATCGGGCCCAAACGCCCGAAGGCGTCCGGCGCCACTGCTTCGGCTACCAGCAAGGTCTCCATGGCGTTGCAGGTGCCGTAGCGCTGGGTCTTGGCGTTGATAGCCACGGCGACCGCCTTGTCGAGATCGGCGCGCTCGTCGATATAGACGTGACACACCCCGTCGAGGTGTTTGATCACGGGAACGCGCGCCTCTTCGCTGATGCGCGCGACGAGTCCCTTACCCCCGCGCGGCACGATCACATCGACGAAGTCCTTCATGCGCAGAAGCTCGCCGACCGCGGCGCGATCCGTGGTCTCGATGAGCTGCGCGGCATCGTGCGGCAGCCCGCTGGCGGCCAATCCCTCATGGACGCAGGATGCGATGGCCTGGTTTGAATGCAAGGCCTCGGAGCCGCCGCGCAGGATCACGGCGTTCCCAGATTTCAGGGTCAGACCCGCGACGTCGGCGGTAACGTTCGGACGCGACTCATAGATGATGCCGATGACCCCCAGCGGCACCCGCATGCGCCCGACCTGAATCCCCGAGGGGCGGTATTGCAAGCCGGTGATCTCGCCCACGGGATCCGGCAGAGCGGCGATTTCGCGCAACCGGGCCGCCATCGCCCGCACTCGCGCCGGGTTGAGTTCCAATCGATCGAGCAATGCGGTGTCCAACCCGGCGCCGGCGCCGGCCGCCAGATCCCGCCCATTGGCCTCAATCAGCGCTTGCTGGTTGCTTTCAATGGTTTCGGCGATGCCGGTCAGGGCCGCGTTCTTAAGCGCGGTCGCGGCACGGGCCATCGCCCAGGACGCAGCGCGCGCGCGGCGCCCGACGTCCTGCATGTAAGCTTGAATGTTTAAGGGCTGAGGAACCGCCATGCGCTTGCTGAGCTAGTCTAAGACACTACGCCGGCGCCATCTCTAGGCTTGG contains these protein-coding regions:
- the nadD gene encoding nicotinate-nucleotide adenylyltransferase — protein: MTAVGILGGTFDPIHHGHLRLALEMATALELAAVRLLPLHAPPHREPPIARPELRLRMILAAIEGQGTLLADDREIQRQGISYTVDTLAELRREHAEVPLCLILGMDAFLSLATWRHWEQIIELAHIAVAHRLDAAPSTPAVLSEFLERHRTGDPKDLHRARAGRVYFAAIPVIEISASGIRKRIAAGGNVHFLLPEPVLQLIHRYGLYRTANIL
- a CDS encoding glycosyltransferase family 4 protein, coding for MKVAIVHDWLVVYAGAERVLEQLLNMFPDADLFAVVDFLPDGLRHFIQRKPVRTTFIQALPLARKKYRNYLPFMPLAIEQLDLSKYDLILSSSHAVSKGVLTGPDQLHISYVHSPIRYAWDLQHQYLKESGLERGGRSWVARWLLHKIRLWDIRTANGVDAFVANSRFVARRIRKTYRREATVVYPPVDVARFTLQEQKDDFYLTASRMVPYKKVDLIVEAFSKMPENKLVVIGDGPDFDKVKLTAGGNVTLLGYQTSEVLIDYMQRAKAFVFAAEEDFGIAPVEAQACGTPVIAFGKGGALETVRGLDHKSPTGLFFLEQSVPALIEAVERFETQNFIPSVCRENALRFAPERFREELKAVIDKEIRLFKGSLA
- the rsfS gene encoding ribosome silencing factor, giving the protein MNPQQLADLVTTALADIKAFDIEVLDVHEMTGITDFMVIASGRSNRQVKAMAGKVVDAARAAGIKPLGIEGEGQAEWVLVDLGDVVVHAMQPATRDFYQLEKLWSPVEESRKPLSGTHPAVS
- a CDS encoding glutamate-5-semialdehyde dehydrogenase, with protein sequence MAVPQPLNIQAYMQDVGRRARAASWAMARAATALKNAALTGIAETIESNQQALIEANGRDLAAGAGAGLDTALLDRLELNPARVRAMAARLREIAALPDPVGEITGLQYRPSGIQVGRMRVPLGVIGIIYESRPNVTADVAGLTLKSGNAVILRGGSEALHSNQAIASCVHEGLAASGLPHDAAQLIETTDRAAVGELLRMKDFVDVIVPRGGKGLVARISEEARVPVIKHLDGVCHVYIDERADLDKAVAVAINAKTQRYGTCNAMETLLVAEAVAPDAFGRLGPMYREKGVELRGCRITCRLLPYAVPAAEDDWYAEYLGPILAVRVVRDLDQAIDHIRRYGSQHTDAIVTEDLTRARRFLSEVDSSSVMVNASTRFADGYEYGLGAEVGISTDKLHARGPVGLEGLTSQKFIVIGDGHVRK
- the rlmH gene encoding 23S rRNA (pseudouridine(1915)-N(3))-methyltransferase RlmH, translated to MRIHLLCVTHRVPAWVKAAFEEYAKRLPPSCRLGLVEIRATRRHASADPHHVREEEASRLLKAVPGGAGIVALDEHGEAWTTPELARHLSSWTQASNDVALLIGGADGLARRCLQQANHVWSLSALTLPHALVRVIVAEQIYRAWSLLQHHPYHRAACAPRSI